TGGGAGTATTCACCAAAAAAAATCCTTTCTGGTTTTTGAAAGAAATAAGCCCTGCACAATTACTGGCATTTTCTACTAGTTCCAGTGCCGCCACTTTACCGGTTACCATGGAAAGAGTGGAAGAGCATATCGGTGTTGATAAAGAAGTTTCAAGCTTTGTTCTGCCCGTTGGTGCAACTATCAATATGGACGGAACAAGTTTATATCAGGGTGTTGCGGCAGTCTTTATTTCACAAGCCTTGGGTTTTGATCTTACCTTTGCAGACCAATTGACCATAGTTCTGACAGCTTTATTGGCATCAATAGGCTCTGCAGCTGTTCCCGGAGCGGGTATGGTAATGCTCGTGATAGTTTTGGAATCTATCGGTTTTCCTGCAGATAAGCTAGCGATTGGCCTGGCTTTAATTTTTGCTGTGGACAGACCTTTGGACATGTGCAGGACCGTGGTAAACGTTACGGGAGATGCATCAGTTTCTATGGTGGTGGCCAAATCCGTTGGAAAATTGGGAGAACCCAACATAAAGGAATGGGATGACCATTTAGATGAGATTAATCCATAAAACCATATCGTCATGAATATCTGCTTTTTAATGTACCCGTGGGAGGAAATCCAACCAGAAAACGATACAAGCCTTGCACTTATTCATGAGTGTGTAAAACGCAAACACGGAGTGGCTATCTGCACTCCTGCAAACCTGACCATCAGGAATAGTGTCACCAGTGCTTTTTGTACGGTCATCAATAAAATGGAAAAGATTTCAAGTAGTCAAAAAACATTTTATAAGCAAGCATCGTTGCGTGAAGAAATGCTTCCATTGGCAGGTTTTGATGTGATTTTTATGCGGGCCAATCCACCATTGGACCCATTGATGCTCAATTTTTTGGATTCGGTGAAAGATGATGTTTTTATCGTAAATTCCATTCAAGGGCTTAGAGAAGCAAACAACAAACTATATACCGCTGCTTTTGGCGATAGTCATAGCAACATTATTCCCGTAACCCACGTGTCAAAGAACAAGAACTATTTGGTGCGGCAAATCAATGAATCTCCTGCAGAAAAGATGATTTTAAAGCCCTTGAACGGCTTTGGTGGTTCTGGGGTCATTCTTATTGAAAAATCTGCAATGAGCAATATTAAATCCTTGTTGGATTTTTACGTGACCAATTCAGACGGTACTTCCAATTACGTTATACTCCAAGAATATATAGAAGGTGCTGACCAAGGTGATGTTAGGGTGCTTCTACTGAATGGTGAACCTATTGGCGCCATGCGCAGAATTCCTGGATCAGATGACCATCGTTCCAATGTAAGTGCTGGGGGCTCGGTTTCCAAACATTCGTTGACCAAACAAGAAAAAGCGTTGTGCAAACAAATTGGACCCAAATTGGTCAACGACGGTTTATATTTTGTGGGTATCGATGTGATTGGAGGCAAACTGGTCGAGGTAAACGTGATGTCACCGGGAGGAATCACCTATATGAACAAGGTCTATAAAACAAAGATTCAATGCAAGGTCATCGATTTTGTCGAGAGCAAGGTACTCGATAAATTGAAGGCATTTGATAGAAGGTCTAGACTGCGTAGCGAGGTTGAAAATGCGTAAACTTTCCGTTGAAGATATCATTATTTCCATAGAGGAACGAAAATGCTTCGAAGCGGTCGCAGATGATTATTCCTTCACCATAAAAATTGAAAGTTATGCACCTTTTGTCTGTGGTGCGGTGCATGATGGACATCAATTTAGAAAATCACTTTGGGAAAATTGCATGCATACCGAATATGAAAGGTGGTATGAGGAAGACCCATGCACAAAACAAATGGTAAATAGCTTTCCCATTGTAATTGCCGGTTGCGATAGTCGTTTTGAATATGATTTGAACAGGGAGCCCGAACGTGCGATTTATGAAGATGCCTGGGGCAAGCGTTTATGGAAAAAACCACTTTTGGAAAAGGAAAAGAAAGCCAGTTTACAAAAGCACACGAATTTTTACAGGGTCGTCCACGAACTTATTTCCAAATTGGAGACCGATTTTAAAAAAGTAATCGTTTTTGATATGCACAGCTATAACTGGAAACGTTGGGATAGAGAAGTACCTGTATGGAATTTGGGGACTTCGAACATTGACACAGAACGTTATGGTACTTTGATTGAAAAGTGGCGTGCAAAGCTTGGGGGTATGGAATTGCCCAACGGTATTAAGTCAACCTCTAAAGTCAATGATACTTTTCAAGGAAACGGGTATTTTCTAAAGTATATCACCCAAAACTTTAAAGATACTCTGGTTTTGGCCACAGAAATATCAAAAATATATTGCGATGAACTGACTGGGGTCATTTATCCCGAAGTAGTGCAATCGGTAGAAGAACATTTAAAAGAATTGATACCGGAGGTGGTACAGGAATTTGAAGAAGCTGGATTATGATACGTGAACATGAAGTTGGAAATTTGGAAAAGGAATACGACCATCTCTTTGAAATTGATGCAAATCTTGACCGTTTGGTTCGTCGTATCGAGCTTCTCAACTACATCAACCCCTTAAATATTGAAAAGGAAAAACAACGATTTTTTGCTTCAAAATTTACTTCGGAACCTAATTTTAAATACCCCAAGCTTAAGTTCAATCCCTATAAGTTGCATCGACTGTTCTTTTCGCAACGGTTGGAGCGTATAGCAGATGATAGGTTGCGGCAGTTGTATCAAGATGTCATCTATCACTACGCCAATATGATTCAGTGTATCGAGACTATTGGAAAGGGCAAAAACTTCTATTACAATTCACTACGGGTTTATGGTACACCACGAGAGCGCGATGTTCAAAATGCAAGGTTCATTCTTCATTTTGCCGATGAACCTGTTTCTTCGGATATGGAAAAAGTTTTCTCTCCGGAAGAAGCTAAATCTTATTTTCTGAATTTCAGCAAACAATATGATTTTCCGCTTCAGGTTCGCTTTTCCACGCACATTGCAGCAGATGCCATGGTGAGCAATAGTTCCCAGACCTTAGTCATAAAAAAGAATGCCAAGTTCAGTAAGAACCAACTATTGACTTTGGCCAACCATGAAATTGGTGTGCATTTGGTAACCACATACAATGGATTGCTGCAGCCCTTGAAAATATTCTCTAACGGATTGGCCAAAAATGTGGAGACTCAGGAAGGTTTGGCCGTATTCAGCGAATATATGGGCGGAGCGCTTACACTAAAACGATTAAAGGAATTGGCATATCGCGTACTGGCCGCTGACAGTCTTATCAAGGGGTATTCGTTTGCTGATACATTTGATTTAATTCACGGACAGTACAAGCTGAACAGGCACGAAGCTTTTGCGATAACATTACGCGCTCACAGAGGGGGAGGGTTCACTAAAGACCGATTGTACTTGAGCGGCCTTAGTAAAATTTACAGGAAATATCAGAAAGAGGAAAGTTTGGATGTTTTGTTCACGGGTAAAGTAGCGTTGGAGAACGAAGATGTAATTCGTTACCTGAAGAATCTGGGACTTGCACAACCAATTACATACAAGAGCCATTCTTTTGCCCAAAAACTGAACACCAATACCACTTTGGATTTTATTTTGAACAATTTAAAGTAAAAACCAGCTTCATTGCTCATTTTTGAATTACTCGTAGTTTGTTGTTTTTATGTCATCCTGAGCCCGTCGAAGGAAAAAGCACTTCGACAAGATCGGTGTGACCAAAGGGTTTGAATGAAATGAAGGAATTGCGTTTAATGTGCAGCTCAGAAAAGAACAGTAGCTTTCTAAAAAGTAAACTGAAATATCAAATTGAGCCCATCGATTTTTTTGATTATCGATAATCTTTAATCGGTTTCGAAGGGCTCAACTTGACAACCCTAACAAATTATACTTTCTAGATAAGCTGCTATTCTATAATAACGTTACAGACTACCAGAAGTCAATACTTGGTCCAAGATATATTGCATGGCAGTTTTCCAGCCTTCTTGGTTGCCGGTAACTGAACTTTTTTTGGACGTGCGTTCATCAGAAAATTTTATTGCATATTTCTCGCTCGCCATTCCACCGTAAACAATGAGTTCAATATCATATTTTACCGTGGATTCCGTATCGACCACAGCATCTTGACTATCAAAGAAACCAGGTTTTTTTGCTGTTTTGGGTTTATCCGTAATCTCGTTTACTTCTATCATGACCAAGTATTCGGACCTAAGTACACTTTGTAGTTTATCCACGGTCGTTTCGCTTAACTGTTGGAATCCTACACCACCATCCACCAACATTTTTATGGTGGTTGACATATCTTGTACGTTTATGGGCGATGATTGATTCTTACGGGTAAGATAGTCGGTGGCAAACTTGGTAATTTTGCTCGATGTTTCTTTGTTGTAAGTTTCGTTTTTATAATAACTTAGGGGGATCACGGACAACTTATTGTCATCGTAATTTGGCCCAAGGTAGATTTCTTCCTTTGGAAGTGTTCTCACGTTTTCAATTTGGTTTGGGGGATTTTCTGGAACTGTTGCTGCTGTTGAAGCGGCATTGGCGGCACCATTGCCAAAGTTTTGCGTTCTTCCACTCGAAAACACAATCTTTTGAAGTTGGTCGGCGCTAATTTCATTTACAAGCGATTCTCCGGGATAACTAAAACTAATGCTGGAAGCGGTAACCTTGGTTACCTTACCTTGTATAATTTCACCCGACTTGGTGAATAAAATATCGTTTACACCACCTTGTTGTGTAAATGCCACAAGGGAAATTGACAGGAAAAACAGTAATAATAACTTTTTCATTTTTTATTTTTTTGTTAGAGGTAAAGGTCTGTAGACTCATCTATCTTCAATGAAAAAAGTGGTTTTCATCTTCTAAGGGTTCCTTATAGTTACCCGAAGATTTAGAAGCGTTAGAAAATCACATTATATCAACGAAATGCTCATCAATACCTCCACAAAATCAGTGCCAGTGCTGGTTGTACAATAGTTAAAAAACAAAAAATTGATTATTTCTTTAATTTTTTTAAGAAAAAATTTGCTTGGAAGGCGATATTCTGCTCTCCAAGCGTATTCTTTGTGAGCTTTACTAAAGAGAGATATACTTCCCTCTGGGATATTTTACTTGAAAGGAGAAGCTCTCCTTTTTGCTCTCTTTGCTATCCAGTTCCAAATTCCATGTCAACAAACCTGTTTTCTTGTCGTGGGTTGCTGCTTGAGGGTTTACATCATCTACTTTGATTTCTTTGTTTTGGGATATTGGAATCCTATCCATCAATTTTAGGTTGATGGCCAAGTTTTTATTATTCTTTACTTCTAGATCATAGGCACGATTCAAGATACGGTTGCTTCCTGTGAAAGATTTGCTCTTAAAGTCTCGTTGCTGATTTCTGGTTACTGTAATATTGGGATCAATTCCCATGGAGAGTATCATCTCTTTCTTTACTGTGTATGGGTCAATATTTGTTTTGCCAGCATATCCACCTTCAAAATAAACATTTGCTTCACCTGGTAATAATTGGTGCTTTTCCCAATCCTTTAATTTAGCGGTTAGAAAAACATTCTCGTTGATTAAGGGTGCAGTAAAATATTCATACTCCGCAGGTAATTGAAATGCACCAATCTCAATCGCTGTAATATCTCCATCAGAAACTATGGAATAGGCTTTTTTGATAACAAACTTTGTGTTTGTAAGATTATCTTGTATGGAGCTTTTTTTAGTGGTTATAACAACTATGCCGTTAGTTCCCCTACTCCCATAAAGTGCTGCAGCTTCAGTTCCTTTTAGTACTTCCATACTTTGGATTTCGTTTTCATCTAAGTCGCCTTCAATAAAGCCAGCTTGTGGAACACCATCTACAACATAGAGGGGAGATTTAGGTTCTGCTGTACTGGTATTTCCTCTAACTCTAATGCTTGAATCACTAACAGCAACACTCCCATATCCTGTTACCACAACTTCCTCTAAAGCAGCGAAATCTTCCTCCATCTGTACATTGATAACCGAAGAATAGATAGGCAATTCTTGAGCAATAAAACCAATATAAGAAATCTGTAGTTCCCTGCCGGAGGCAACATCCAACGAAAAATTACCGTCAAAATCTGTCTGCGTGCCCTTATTGGATCCTTTGACCATGATATTAGCTCCTGGCAACGGATTGCCTGCTTGGTCAACAATAGTTCCCGCCACTTCACGAACGGTTGGGTTATATATATACCCTTTCTTCTTAACTTTTTGTCGATTTAGTTTGGCATATCTATTTACAAAGTTGAGGTATTTAGTACCTAGATGTGGTTTGCTCACATTAACATTGGGGTTGCCAGTGGATAGCGTGATGTTCACATTGTCCCAGTCTTTCCCGGTTTTCTGGTATACATGCGCCTTGTAGGTAAAATCTACGGGAGCGTTCAATTTTTTGGATTTGATGTCATAATTGGGAATCCAACCGGCATCATTGACCAAATACGAAATGGATAGGTCCAGATCAGTGGCTACGGGCGCATCGAATTTAATGGTCAATTCGCCCTGTTCTTCTTGCGGGGCATTATTGACCTCGGCCAGTTGCTTACGTAATTTGCTTACGTTTAAATTGAGTCCATTGATTTTAAGATTGGTCTCGAAGATTTCATTTTTAATGGAAGTGATACGTTCACGATAATAGGCACTAATTTCCTTTACTTTTTCTAAATCCAGCGTTTGGTTATTTGCACTTATCATTCTATTGGTAGTAATAACCTTTTCTTCTTCTTCCAACCCAAGAATCAAATTCTTTAGTAGGGTAATTTTATGCTGAATCTGTAGTATCTCATCTTCCCATTTGACTACTTGTGGGTTAGTCTCGGTTTTCTCCAAATAGTTTAAGTCGTACGACATGGAAAGGATGGAAACTGCTTGCAGCCCCGATATTTGGATGCTACTTTCCTGAATTTTTGAAGATAGACCAGTAAATACGATTTCATTGGTGCCCTCATGCAATTTGCACTCGGCTTTACGATAGACCTGCGCTCCACTCAGATACACGGTTACTTTCTTAATTTTTGAAGGGACTTTTAGGTCATTGCCCACTGCTATTAGTGGGATAAACAAAACAAGAAGGATGAGCTTTTTCATGACTGTTGGGTTTAAAGTTGGGGTAAACCTATTCGGTTCAGATGAAAACTAAAACCAACGATGAGTGAAAGTTCATAACTAACGAGTCAAAATACGCTTTGAGTTAGTATTATACATTATTTTAATCATATCTAATAATCAACTACAAATTTGGATGATGAATTTTTATAGAGTTTACTTCTTTCTTTTTTTTGTTTCCCAATCTTTAATTTCACAAATAGCGCCTGGTTTTGGAGATTTAGGGAGCCATCATTATTACGTTTCACAGTTAAGTAACTCTAAAGATTCTGATTTTCAACAAATTATTGAGCTTTATGAGATATACATAGAAAGAAATCCTTCCAATATAATAGCTGAACTAGAACGCTGTAAATTCATTGGCAATTCTTATTACGATGAGTATGAAGGCTATAATTTAAAATATGAAGAAACGGAAGCATGTATTAAAGAGCTATTTGAAAAAAACCCTTCTCACCCTGAAGTTCTGATATATAGAGCGGAAAGCTTATACGGAATTGAAAGGTTAGAGATTCTTGATAAGGCTCAAGAAGAAATTAATAAAAACCTAGGTAATTGGCTGGATATCCAAAAAGCTTCAATTAATAAAATGTTGGGGGAGTACCATTGGGGTGAAGATAACAATAGATTGGCTCTTAAATATTATGAATTAGCTCAAAAGCAAAATAAGGATTCAGATTTATCATTGAATATTGCTCAAGTATATCTTGAACAAAAAAATGAGATATTGGCACGAGAGGTATTGTTGGATAACTTGAGGAAGGATACTATACTTTGGAATTTAAACAATAAAGCACAAATACTTTTGGATTTAGGCGAAACTGATATAGCCTTGGAATTGTTTGATGAAGTTCAAGAAAGGGATTCTACCCTTGTTAACAATTCGGAAATGGCAAAGGCAATGACCAATCTAAACAACTATGAGGCCGCAAGAAGCTTTTTGGTGAAAGATACAGTAAATGAATGGAGTAGAACGTCCAGTTTACAAATGCTCTTCAATCATGACTTGAAATATTCAAAGTCCAGAACTGCATTGACCAGTTATAGAAGCCTACAAAAAAACGATGCTATGGATGACTTTTTTGCAATCAAAAGAATTCGTCTTTTTTTGAAGAATCCATTTTTACTTTGGAATTTGTCAGAACTACTAAACTTGTTCTTTCTAATACTCTCAATAATCTTGATAGGAATTATACCATACCTATGGATATTGCCAGTTTTTAATCTTGGGCTATTTCTTAAATCAAGAACTTCATTAAGTATCATAAAACCGAAATTGAATTTCAAATGGGGACTAAAGCATTTTTGGATAATTAGCTTTGTTTATTTAGTTGTCCAATACTTACTCTCATTGATTTTCTACTATGAGGAGAGTATAGCTGCACTCTTTGGAGTTAATAGTATTTATGAGGAATCAGAGGAGGATACGATACAATTGGCAAACAGTATGATATTCTTCATCTTATTTATGGCAATTGGTACAGTTGCGGTTCTGAAAAAAAATGTTCTTTCATGTTTGTATAGTTCCAAACTGTCAGTTTGGAAATCGATTCGTCTCGGCGTAGGTTTTGTAATTTTTAACCTTATTGTGTTAAAAATATTGAGATTCTTTGTAGGATTTGAGGATTTTGAATTATCACAATTAATGTTTAGCGCAACAGCTGAAATAGCTGCCGTTCTAAAAACTTACGGTTTTGTTATTGGAGTACTTTCTGTGGCTATAATAGGCCCAATCTACGAAGAGATAATATTTAGAGGTGTAATATTAGGGTCAGTAGAAAAACATCTAGGATTTATTGCGGCTAATGTATTTCAATCTGTTTTATTTGCATTAGTACACTTCAACTTAACACTTTTTATTTATTATGTTCTTTTTGGCTTAATTACAGGATATTATGCTAAAAATACAGATGGACTTCGAACGGGAATAATACTTCATGCTCTCAATAATTTCTTTGTATTGGTCTTAATTTATTTTTTCCTGTAAAATATCAATATGACTTATCCCAAAAACTTAGCTTGCAATTCCGGAGTGGGAATCATACAGGCATCTTTACGGCCAAACCACCTGTAGCGGTTTCTGGCTATAAAGTCATAGACAACATTTCTAAAGGATGTAGGAATCCAAGTGAAAATGGCTAAAACCTTCCATAAACCTCCAAAGTCCTGCCCAATACGCAGTGCTGCATCGGATTTTGTGAAGTAGGCGACGCCCGGTTCAATAAGAATAAAGGAATCTATTTTTGAGGTATTGATGCCCCGTTCCCGGGTCAAACGTATGCCCGTTTCGCTCTGAAGGGCAGCATATCTAAATAGGTCCTTTTTGTCCCGTTTTATAATAAATTGAATCACGCCATTGCAGAGATTGCAGACACCATCAAACAAGATTATTTTCTTTTCCTTTTCCACAATGCAAAGATACGAAGCTTGGGAATGAAAGCCTAGTGGGGGTGGAATGTAGGTTTGCCAAATCTTTTGAAAGCTGATTTTATCTATTAAAGGTATATATTCTGGCCTCCTCCGGAACTTAATATTTCAAATATGAGAATCTTTGCTTTAAATGGCAACATGAATATGCACTCCAAATTATACGTTAGTGTCATGCTAACTCTGTTTCCTTTTCTTAATAATTGCTTATCGAGAATCTAGAAAGTTTAAATTAATGGCAAATGTGGTTGAACATATTTTTACTCTATTTTCAATTTCAATGAATCAAAAGAGTTTGATTTAATTCCGATTAACCCATATTTTGTCTCATTTTTTGGAATAACGGTTCCATTGATATTGTAATCGAGCATTTCAGTTTTAAATTTTGTATTGGCAGACCCAGCGGCTATCATATTGCCTCCAGCCAATGCTGGACCTAATATCAAACCTATTGGAGTAGAGCTAGTGGTTTCTTCAAAACCATTTGAATTGGTTTCTGTTGTATAAAGATTTACGGGGGTTAAAAGTAAATAGAATAAATAGGATGCTGGACTTTGTTTAATTGTTGTAAATACTTTTTCGTTCTCCATTATATAAACTTCAGAACCATTTTCGTAAGCTAGCACTACATCTCTCCCAAATA
The nucleotide sequence above comes from Flagellimonas sp. HMM57. Encoded proteins:
- the gshB gene encoding glutathione synthase; translated protein: MNICFLMYPWEEIQPENDTSLALIHECVKRKHGVAICTPANLTIRNSVTSAFCTVINKMEKISSSQKTFYKQASLREEMLPLAGFDVIFMRANPPLDPLMLNFLDSVKDDVFIVNSIQGLREANNKLYTAAFGDSHSNIIPVTHVSKNKNYLVRQINESPAEKMILKPLNGFGGSGVILIEKSAMSNIKSLLDFYVTNSDGTSNYVILQEYIEGADQGDVRVLLLNGEPIGAMRRIPGSDDHRSNVSAGGSVSKHSLTKQEKALCKQIGPKLVNDGLYFVGIDVIGGKLVEVNVMSPGGITYMNKVYKTKIQCKVIDFVESKVLDKLKAFDRRSRLRSEVENA
- a CDS encoding N-formylglutamate amidohydrolase; translation: MRKLSVEDIIISIEERKCFEAVADDYSFTIKIESYAPFVCGAVHDGHQFRKSLWENCMHTEYERWYEEDPCTKQMVNSFPIVIAGCDSRFEYDLNREPERAIYEDAWGKRLWKKPLLEKEKKASLQKHTNFYRVVHELISKLETDFKKVIVFDMHSYNWKRWDREVPVWNLGTSNIDTERYGTLIEKWRAKLGGMELPNGIKSTSKVNDTFQGNGYFLKYITQNFKDTLVLATEISKIYCDELTGVIYPEVVQSVEEHLKELIPEVVQEFEEAGL
- a CDS encoding flavohemoglobin expression-modulating QEGLA motif protein, with translation MIREHEVGNLEKEYDHLFEIDANLDRLVRRIELLNYINPLNIEKEKQRFFASKFTSEPNFKYPKLKFNPYKLHRLFFSQRLERIADDRLRQLYQDVIYHYANMIQCIETIGKGKNFYYNSLRVYGTPRERDVQNARFILHFADEPVSSDMEKVFSPEEAKSYFLNFSKQYDFPLQVRFSTHIAADAMVSNSSQTLVIKKNAKFSKNQLLTLANHEIGVHLVTTYNGLLQPLKIFSNGLAKNVETQEGLAVFSEYMGGALTLKRLKELAYRVLAADSLIKGYSFADTFDLIHGQYKLNRHEAFAITLRAHRGGGFTKDRLYLSGLSKIYRKYQKEESLDVLFTGKVALENEDVIRYLKNLGLAQPITYKSHSFAQKLNTNTTLDFILNNLK
- a CDS encoding DUF4139 domain-containing protein; translation: MKKLILLVLFIPLIAVGNDLKVPSKIKKVTVYLSGAQVYRKAECKLHEGTNEIVFTGLSSKIQESSIQISGLQAVSILSMSYDLNYLEKTETNPQVVKWEDEILQIQHKITLLKNLILGLEEEEKVITTNRMISANNQTLDLEKVKEISAYYRERITSIKNEIFETNLKINGLNLNVSKLRKQLAEVNNAPQEEQGELTIKFDAPVATDLDLSISYLVNDAGWIPNYDIKSKKLNAPVDFTYKAHVYQKTGKDWDNVNITLSTGNPNVNVSKPHLGTKYLNFVNRYAKLNRQKVKKKGYIYNPTVREVAGTIVDQAGNPLPGANIMVKGSNKGTQTDFDGNFSLDVASGRELQISYIGFIAQELPIYSSVINVQMEEDFAALEEVVVTGYGSVAVSDSSIRVRGNTSTAEPKSPLYVVDGVPQAGFIEGDLDENEIQSMEVLKGTEAAALYGSRGTNGIVVITTKKSSIQDNLTNTKFVIKKAYSIVSDGDITAIEIGAFQLPAEYEYFTAPLINENVFLTAKLKDWEKHQLLPGEANVYFEGGYAGKTNIDPYTVKKEMILSMGIDPNITVTRNQQRDFKSKSFTGSNRILNRAYDLEVKNNKNLAINLKLMDRIPISQNKEIKVDDVNPQAATHDKKTGLLTWNLELDSKESKKESFSFQVKYPRGKYISL
- a CDS encoding type II CAAX endopeptidase family protein yields the protein MMNFYRVYFFLFFVSQSLISQIAPGFGDLGSHHYYVSQLSNSKDSDFQQIIELYEIYIERNPSNIIAELERCKFIGNSYYDEYEGYNLKYEETEACIKELFEKNPSHPEVLIYRAESLYGIERLEILDKAQEEINKNLGNWLDIQKASINKMLGEYHWGEDNNRLALKYYELAQKQNKDSDLSLNIAQVYLEQKNEILAREVLLDNLRKDTILWNLNNKAQILLDLGETDIALELFDEVQERDSTLVNNSEMAKAMTNLNNYEAARSFLVKDTVNEWSRTSSLQMLFNHDLKYSKSRTALTSYRSLQKNDAMDDFFAIKRIRLFLKNPFLLWNLSELLNLFFLILSIILIGIIPYLWILPVFNLGLFLKSRTSLSIIKPKLNFKWGLKHFWIISFVYLVVQYLLSLIFYYEESIAALFGVNSIYEESEEDTIQLANSMIFFILFMAIGTVAVLKKNVLSCLYSSKLSVWKSIRLGVGFVIFNLIVLKILRFFVGFEDFELSQLMFSATAEIAAVLKTYGFVIGVLSVAIIGPIYEEIIFRGVILGSVEKHLGFIAANVFQSVLFALVHFNLTLFIYYVLFGLITGYYAKNTDGLRTGIILHALNNFFVLVLIYFFL
- a CDS encoding thiol-disulfide oxidoreductase DCC family protein translates to MEKEKKIILFDGVCNLCNGVIQFIIKRDKKDLFRYAALQSETGIRLTRERGINTSKIDSFILIEPGVAYFTKSDAALRIGQDFGGLWKVLAIFTWIPTSFRNVVYDFIARNRYRWFGRKDACMIPTPELQAKFLG